A DNA window from Deinococcus humi contains the following coding sequences:
- a CDS encoding VOC family protein — translation MNLTIHQTFLPHTDPNASLAFYRDTLGFEVRGSVEYAGMHWITVGPPAQPNLSIVLHPPAIDPGLTEAERRTIAEMMAKGTYASINLATDDLDATFERLQASDAEVVQEPTEQAYGVRDCAFRDPAGNMIRIQERH, via the coding sequence ATGAACCTGACCATTCATCAGACGTTCCTGCCACACACCGACCCGAATGCCTCGCTGGCGTTCTACCGCGACACCCTCGGCTTCGAGGTGCGGGGCAGCGTTGAGTACGCTGGCATGCACTGGATTACGGTTGGCCCACCAGCTCAACCGAACCTGTCCATCGTCCTGCACCCGCCCGCCATTGATCCGGGACTGACTGAAGCTGAGCGCCGCACCATTGCCGAAATGATGGCCAAGGGCACGTATGCCAGCATCAACCTGGCCACCGACGATCTGGACGCTACGTTCGAGCGGTTGCAGGCCAGCGACGCCGAGGTCGTCCAGGAACCGACGGAGCAGGCCTATGGTGTGCGCGACTGCGCCTTCCGTGATCCAGCCGGCAACATGATCCGGATTCAGGAGCGGCACTGA
- a CDS encoding VOC family protein yields MIMSPTIPYLHLPADRIGVTPENHTLPADIRLGPVALQVNDLDASLNFYTQVIGLRVDHQDHQGGQRIARLGTPDGHILLELREKKGARYAPHRGRLGLYHIAVLLPTRADLGRFVQNALSLGAHVGQSDHHFSEATYLRDPDGLSVEVYRDRPRDEWRVTEEGEIIGGSDPLDLKALKDAAGDLPWTGVPDGTSIGHLHFYVGDLDEAARFYHAGLGFPKVTWSMPTALFLGAGGYHHHLGVNTWAAGSAPSSEDDARLLSWDLILPNQTTLDRTVDSLQSGGFDVTATPDGPLFTDAWGIAVRLRTA; encoded by the coding sequence ATGATTATGTCCCCCACCATCCCCTATCTACATCTACCCGCCGACCGCATTGGCGTCACACCAGAGAATCACACCCTCCCCGCCGATATCCGTCTGGGTCCAGTCGCACTCCAGGTCAATGACCTCGACGCTTCCCTGAACTTCTACACCCAGGTCATCGGTCTCAGGGTCGACCACCAGGATCACCAGGGTGGCCAGCGCATCGCGCGTCTCGGGACGCCCGATGGTCATATCCTCCTCGAACTCCGCGAGAAGAAGGGCGCCAGATACGCCCCGCATCGTGGACGCCTCGGCCTGTACCATATCGCCGTCCTGCTTCCCACCCGCGCCGACCTTGGCCGCTTTGTTCAGAATGCCCTCTCCCTCGGCGCGCACGTCGGCCAGTCCGATCACCATTTCAGCGAAGCCACCTACCTCCGGGATCCTGATGGCCTCAGTGTCGAGGTCTACCGCGACCGCCCCCGCGACGAGTGGCGGGTCACCGAGGAGGGCGAAATCATCGGGGGCAGTGATCCACTCGACCTGAAGGCCCTTAAGGATGCGGCTGGCGACCTACCCTGGACCGGGGTTCCCGATGGCACCAGCATCGGTCACCTGCACTTCTATGTCGGCGATCTGGACGAGGCAGCGCGCTTCTACCATGCTGGCCTTGGTTTTCCCAAAGTCACATGGTCCATGCCCACAGCCCTGTTCCTGGGGGCTGGCGGTTACCACCATCACCTCGGCGTGAACACCTGGGCGGCCGGCAGCGCCCCCTCCAGCGAGGACGACGCCCGCCTCCTCAGCTGGGATCTGATCCTGCCCAATCAAACTACTCTCGACCGTACGGTCGACAGCCTGCAGTCCGGAGGGTTCGACGTCACCGCAACGCCCGACGGCCCGCTGTTCACTGACGCCTGGGGCATTGCCGTCCGCCTCCGCACCGCCTGA
- a CDS encoding response regulator, with amino-acid sequence MRVPRSYLLVDDHPEDRMLAKEAFEQVCPTCVLTCVESASAALDLLRNHHLIPDVMLLDLNMPGMNGFQLLEEMKQDGRLAQIPVVILTTSSARQDVERAYTLHASSYLVKSVDFDRFVEQLEKVLRYWQISRTMRDVGFPGKI; translated from the coding sequence ATGAGGGTGCCCCGAAGCTACCTCCTGGTGGATGATCACCCGGAAGACCGCATGCTGGCAAAGGAAGCGTTCGAGCAGGTCTGTCCGACGTGTGTCTTGACCTGTGTCGAAAGTGCCAGCGCAGCGCTGGATCTCCTGCGCAATCACCACCTTATACCCGATGTGATGCTGCTCGATCTCAACATGCCCGGAATGAATGGGTTCCAGCTGCTTGAGGAAATGAAGCAGGACGGACGCCTGGCCCAGATTCCGGTGGTGATTCTGACGACGTCCAGCGCCCGGCAGGATGTGGAGCGGGCGTACACTCTGCATGCCAGTTCGTATCTGGTCAAATCTGTCGATTTCGACCGCTTCGTGGAGCAGTTGGAGAAGGTGCTGCGGTACTGGCAGATCAGCCGCACCATGCGGGATGTTGGCTTTCCCGGAAAAATCTGA
- a CDS encoding phosphotransferase enzyme family protein — translation MNWTETLGRLRPETVEAAAARWGARQPTLVNAGFNHVYRTEDRGGPLYLRFTHGDLRNTEFLTPPLTWLRYLHAHGAPVNEPLVSLDGHWIEAMWQADDLFLATAVRGITGPRVSECPPTPVLYRAFGRSIGELHAVSRHFMPAPGTPHMLGPALPGIFPSWRAFWHGAQEHGQKEAVIDRTFQALTPWVDAVGGPEGGWPDEPLSARPGLGLTHGDLRPGNAIWDGERVVVIDFDEPVYGPFATDLARAVLEVPRGQRPAIWTEVLSGYREAMPLDSTWDQELPRLLKARAALMAAWNISGGADPADPRPMSGTLAPVSLWQLRENLVSGEYDG, via the coding sequence ATGAACTGGACGGAGACGCTTGGCCGCTTACGGCCAGAAACGGTGGAGGCCGCGGCGGCCCGCTGGGGTGCGCGACAACCCACCCTGGTGAACGCCGGATTCAATCACGTCTACCGCACGGAGGACCGCGGAGGGCCCCTCTATCTACGCTTCACGCACGGTGACCTCCGCAACACCGAATTCCTGACCCCGCCTTTGACCTGGCTGCGTTACCTGCACGCACACGGTGCACCGGTCAACGAACCACTCGTGTCGCTGGACGGCCACTGGATTGAGGCCATGTGGCAGGCAGATGATCTCTTCCTCGCCACCGCTGTCCGGGGCATCACAGGCCCACGCGTGAGTGAATGTCCGCCCACGCCCGTCCTGTACCGGGCTTTTGGGCGATCCATCGGAGAACTGCATGCGGTTTCCCGCCATTTTATGCCTGCGCCAGGCACACCACACATGCTTGGTCCCGCTTTACCCGGCATCTTTCCGAGCTGGCGGGCATTCTGGCATGGGGCGCAGGAACATGGGCAGAAAGAAGCTGTGATTGACAGGACATTTCAAGCACTGACGCCCTGGGTAGATGCGGTGGGCGGCCCGGAAGGCGGCTGGCCGGATGAGCCGTTGTCTGCCCGCCCTGGCCTGGGCCTGACGCACGGTGATTTGCGGCCCGGCAATGCCATCTGGGATGGTGAGCGCGTGGTGGTGATTGACTTCGATGAGCCGGTGTACGGCCCGTTTGCAACAGACCTGGCCCGCGCGGTCCTGGAAGTCCCCCGTGGGCAACGCCCTGCTATATGGACTGAAGTGCTGTCGGGCTACCGCGAGGCCATGCCACTGGATTCCACCTGGGACCAGGAACTGCCGCGCCTGTTGAAAGCGCGAGCGGCCTTGATGGCTGCATGGAATATCTCCGGCGGTGCCGATCCTGCGGATCCACGCCCCATGAGCGGCACCCTCGCTCCGGTCAGCCTGTGGCAGCTACGCGAGAATCTTGTAAGCGGTGAGTACGACGGCTAA
- a CDS encoding ZIP family metal transporter, whose translation MALGAGVLVSSVAFELMDQAFGKGGFDAASIGLLLGALAFFLGDLAINRAGGKHRKRSTGQQENGQASAIVLGSLMDGIPESVAIGVGLLAGGKLSWVFLAAVFLSNIPESLSASVGLKRAGHRTSRILLMWTAIALLSALASGLGYLALRGADVNLTAGIQAFAAGAILTMLSSTMLPEAFEEGGAIIGLATTCGFLAAFTLSHL comes from the coding sequence ATGGCCCTTGGGGCCGGCGTGCTGGTCAGCAGTGTGGCCTTTGAACTGATGGATCAGGCTTTTGGGAAGGGTGGGTTCGATGCGGCCTCCATCGGCCTGCTGCTCGGCGCGCTCGCTTTCTTCCTGGGCGACCTCGCGATCAACCGTGCAGGAGGAAAACACCGTAAACGCAGCACGGGGCAACAGGAGAACGGCCAGGCGTCCGCCATCGTTCTGGGCAGCCTGATGGACGGCATCCCGGAATCGGTCGCCATCGGGGTGGGCCTTCTGGCTGGCGGAAAGCTGAGCTGGGTTTTCCTGGCCGCCGTATTCCTGAGCAACATTCCAGAAAGTCTGAGTGCCAGTGTCGGCCTGAAGCGGGCCGGACACCGAACCTCCCGGATCCTCCTGATGTGGACGGCCATTGCGCTCCTCAGTGCGCTGGCCTCTGGCCTGGGCTACCTGGCCCTGCGCGGCGCAGACGTCAATCTGACCGCTGGCATTCAGGCTTTTGCCGCTGGGGCCATTCTGACGATGTTGTCCTCCACCATGCTGCCTGAGGCTTTTGAGGAAGGTGGGGCCATAATCGGCCTAGCCACCACTTGCGGTTTCCTGGCCGCCTTCACGCTCAGCCACCTGTGA
- a CDS encoding DUF4132 domain-containing protein, with protein MDLQDHLRSFQQPWRAPLEERLGAASPSLAELIRSLLKDTYDYQEREKREAALADHLHGSTEAARHELTALLFPQFPETARHTVDALLTRHPYTEGYARRAFRAPGERVQAVRAASWLMAAWEASRDYPQDLEWFAVHAGLLGGWEANSLGLLLGQAISDGHAAVFQILRDTASTQHPVARMGRHVPLALLSSTHPEAWTLAEGLLLAAQRQEGLRQVILETVDEAGTEPFTRVLRLILQEDLLRFAAVLRAACVWFGLNYDVGELKVVRGLLTRALTFLEDTTAARAAVGDGPGVDVYLALFVLAMRDATGAAELAQPLLGDADTERRMAAAQFLMAAGRLDQSARTVLLGDPDTRLATLAGQLVSRWAQPDQRPDFSFEAYLAYAQRLPGEASQHPLLFPWLGHLPARVDAMDNLYAVLGDGHISRLAPHVSAMSSNGKTYVLKTIELRHKEGVQPIDAATRTLLLDLLQDRNSSVSQAAVEAMSHLTPSPEEVGVVQTLLKRKSADLRRGLIRLLARDAALAEASALALLKTNNTDQRQAGLQLLQEVGAAPPTDFTPKNVSEQTLYTRLTEPERQLSLENGLGLFDPADRTPSTPLEVRGRDYPQDVQRGAALLRDLDAVIVAHRETPLLGVGYDGEETILLGNVSSWMLRPSINGTMPLAEVWDGWWKGRTDPQDGDLTRMGWALGHFVARKDTTLAELSDDLGADPEDEEDGATPGASAAWQRLIRQTIHRTLGPPTALWLEYADLLRAVHPYLMEKFRGDLDTEMALDAWETALSYLPQDAQAVQDSRYSWRTQDPRELFSFLTHGLPVSQLPDGPLERYWRITLYQNAAFPALARWRPSTGLLLRAYDRGWASRADLLDQLIGPRSEPVGYFSGSDFDDLRDYTHRKLRSDLPITPGWLAAVDEVRARVLEVEVTRGDLETLATRPALALRSAVGAALPLRLLAGLGKNPLKRGYQGRNESRDVTFSHLIRVSFPSPHDTPATFATLVEEYKLSDARLLDLAMFAPQWANLVAATLGWRGLRSGVYWLHAHTKESNWSVPQDIRDSWEAEIAERTPLSANDLTEGAVDVAWFRQMHIALGRERFAALLDAAKYASSSGGHKRAELFARAILGELAEDDLRARIVEKRNQDAVRALGLLPLSRARARRAKELEGRYRVLSEFRRGARQFGAQRQASERLAADIGMQNLARSAGYSDPQRLTWAMEARMAPDWQATVTTEGVTLSIELTPQGEASLGLRRGERPLKTLPPALKKHPEVIALRAAVTELKATRGRMRAALEEAMVRGDYFTPQELVDLGRHPVIAPMLGSLLWVLDEVHVGWWQDGQLQTPAGPQAIGEQSLRLAHPHDLYLSGHWPAFQERIMVENVTQPFKQAFREYYPLTAAEGNGALRSQRYAGHHVQPGKAAALFKARGWVMVPEEGVRKTFHHEGLNVWVDTSVGYGTPNEVEGAALNAVYFVRQDETDELGRAQLVALSEVPPRVLSETLRDLDLVVGVAHVGGVDPEASLSTVEMRTDLLRETLRLLKLGNVRLENSHALIAGQYANYTVHLGSGTVHRMPGGFLCVIPVHNQHAGRLFLPFADPDPKTAEVISKVLLLAEDKKIQDPTILEQLR; from the coding sequence GTGGACCTTCAGGACCACCTGAGATCCTTCCAGCAGCCCTGGAGGGCTCCGCTGGAAGAGCGGCTGGGTGCCGCGTCCCCCTCCCTCGCTGAGCTGATCCGCTCACTGCTCAAGGACACCTACGACTACCAGGAACGTGAGAAGCGCGAGGCGGCGCTGGCCGACCACCTCCATGGGAGCACCGAGGCGGCGCGTCACGAACTGACCGCTCTGCTCTTTCCTCAGTTTCCCGAGACCGCTCGGCACACGGTTGACGCCCTCCTGACCCGTCACCCGTACACCGAGGGTTATGCACGCCGCGCCTTTCGTGCGCCGGGCGAACGTGTCCAGGCGGTGCGGGCGGCCTCGTGGCTGATGGCTGCGTGGGAGGCCAGCCGTGATTACCCGCAGGATCTGGAATGGTTTGCGGTACACGCCGGGCTGCTGGGTGGGTGGGAGGCCAACAGCCTCGGTCTTCTGCTGGGCCAGGCGATCAGTGACGGCCACGCGGCGGTGTTCCAGATCCTGCGCGACACGGCCTCCACTCAGCATCCTGTCGCGCGGATGGGACGCCATGTGCCACTGGCCCTGCTGTCGAGCACCCACCCCGAGGCGTGGACGCTGGCGGAGGGCCTGCTGCTGGCCGCACAGCGTCAGGAAGGGCTGCGGCAGGTGATCCTGGAGACCGTGGATGAGGCGGGGACCGAGCCGTTCACCCGGGTTCTGCGCCTGATCTTGCAAGAGGACCTGCTGCGCTTCGCCGCCGTCCTGCGGGCCGCGTGCGTGTGGTTCGGTCTGAATTACGATGTGGGTGAGCTTAAAGTGGTGCGCGGCTTGCTGACGCGGGCGCTGACCTTTCTGGAAGACACTACGGCCGCCCGCGCCGCCGTCGGTGACGGCCCCGGGGTGGACGTTTACCTGGCGCTGTTTGTCCTGGCGATGCGCGACGCTACCGGAGCGGCCGAACTGGCCCAGCCACTACTGGGCGATGCCGACACCGAGCGACGCATGGCCGCTGCCCAGTTTCTGATGGCCGCCGGACGGCTGGACCAGAGCGCGCGCACGGTGCTGCTCGGTGACCCCGACACGCGCCTGGCGACGCTGGCCGGGCAACTGGTCAGCCGCTGGGCCCAGCCGGATCAAAGACCTGATTTTTCCTTCGAGGCGTACCTCGCCTACGCACAGCGGCTCCCCGGCGAGGCCAGCCAGCACCCCCTCCTGTTCCCGTGGCTCGGTCACCTGCCCGCGCGTGTAGATGCCATGGACAACCTCTACGCAGTGCTGGGCGACGGCCATATCTCGCGGCTGGCCCCCCACGTCAGTGCGATGAGCAGCAACGGCAAGACCTACGTCCTCAAGACGATCGAGCTGCGCCACAAGGAAGGAGTCCAGCCCATCGACGCGGCCACCCGCACGCTGCTACTGGATCTGCTGCAGGACCGCAACAGCAGCGTGTCGCAGGCCGCCGTGGAGGCCATGTCGCACCTGACGCCCAGTCCAGAGGAGGTCGGCGTGGTGCAGACACTGCTGAAGCGCAAGAGCGCGGACCTGCGCCGGGGGCTGATCCGCCTCCTGGCCCGCGACGCCGCGCTGGCCGAGGCCAGCGCCCTGGCCCTGCTCAAGACCAACAACACCGATCAGCGCCAGGCCGGACTGCAACTGCTGCAGGAGGTGGGGGCCGCGCCGCCCACGGACTTCACGCCCAAAAATGTCAGTGAGCAGACCCTGTACACCCGCCTGACCGAGCCGGAGCGGCAGCTCTCGCTGGAAAACGGCCTGGGTCTGTTCGATCCGGCGGACCGGACCCCGTCCACGCCGCTGGAGGTCCGGGGGCGCGACTACCCGCAGGATGTCCAGCGCGGCGCGGCGTTGCTCCGGGACCTCGACGCCGTGATCGTCGCCCACCGGGAGACGCCGCTGCTGGGGGTGGGCTACGACGGCGAAGAGACCATCCTGCTGGGCAACGTCTCGTCCTGGATGCTGCGTCCCAGCATCAACGGCACCATGCCCCTGGCTGAGGTATGGGACGGCTGGTGGAAGGGCCGCACGGATCCCCAGGACGGCGATTTGACCCGCATGGGCTGGGCCCTGGGTCATTTTGTGGCCCGCAAGGACACCACCCTGGCAGAGCTGTCGGACGATCTGGGCGCTGACCCGGAGGACGAGGAGGACGGGGCCACACCTGGCGCCAGCGCAGCCTGGCAACGGTTGATCCGTCAAACCATCCACCGCACCCTGGGACCACCGACTGCTTTATGGCTGGAATACGCCGATCTGCTGCGCGCGGTTCATCCGTACCTGATGGAGAAGTTCCGTGGCGACCTGGACACTGAAATGGCGCTGGACGCCTGGGAGACGGCCCTTTCCTACCTTCCGCAGGACGCACAGGCCGTGCAGGACTCCCGCTATTCCTGGAGGACGCAGGACCCGCGCGAACTGTTCTCGTTCCTGACGCACGGCCTGCCCGTCTCCCAGTTGCCGGACGGACCATTGGAGCGGTACTGGCGCATTACTCTCTACCAGAACGCGGCCTTCCCAGCTCTGGCCCGCTGGCGGCCCTCCACCGGGCTCCTGCTGCGCGCCTATGACCGCGGCTGGGCCAGCCGGGCCGATCTGCTCGACCAGTTGATCGGCCCGCGCTCCGAACCGGTGGGCTACTTCTCGGGCAGCGATTTCGATGACCTGAGGGACTACACCCACCGCAAGCTGCGCAGCGACCTGCCCATCACCCCCGGGTGGCTGGCGGCGGTGGACGAGGTCCGTGCCCGCGTGCTGGAGGTGGAGGTCACGCGCGGCGATCTGGAAACGCTGGCCACGCGGCCTGCCCTGGCTCTGCGGAGCGCGGTGGGTGCGGCGCTGCCACTGCGCCTCCTGGCCGGGCTGGGCAAAAATCCGCTGAAGCGCGGTTATCAGGGGCGCAACGAGAGCCGTGACGTGACCTTCAGTCATCTGATCCGGGTGTCGTTCCCATCACCCCACGACACGCCTGCCACGTTTGCCACGCTGGTGGAGGAATACAAGCTGAGCGATGCCCGACTGCTGGACCTGGCGATGTTCGCGCCCCAGTGGGCCAATCTGGTGGCCGCTACCCTGGGCTGGCGGGGCCTGCGCAGTGGCGTGTACTGGCTGCATGCCCACACCAAGGAAAGCAACTGGAGTGTGCCGCAGGACATCCGCGACTCCTGGGAAGCTGAGATCGCCGAGCGCACCCCCCTGAGCGCGAATGACCTGACCGAGGGGGCGGTCGACGTGGCATGGTTCAGGCAAATGCACATAGCGCTGGGCAGGGAGCGTTTCGCTGCCCTGCTGGACGCGGCCAAATACGCCAGCAGCAGCGGCGGCCACAAACGCGCCGAATTGTTCGCGCGGGCCATTCTGGGTGAACTGGCGGAGGACGATCTGCGGGCCCGGATTGTCGAAAAACGCAACCAGGACGCGGTTCGGGCGCTGGGGCTGTTGCCTCTGAGCCGGGCCAGGGCGAGGCGGGCCAAAGAACTCGAGGGCCGTTACCGCGTGCTGAGCGAGTTCCGCCGCGGGGCCAGACAGTTCGGGGCGCAGCGGCAGGCCAGTGAACGCCTGGCCGCCGACATCGGTATGCAGAACCTGGCCCGCAGCGCCGGCTACAGCGATCCTCAGCGCCTGACGTGGGCGATGGAGGCCCGCATGGCCCCCGACTGGCAGGCCACCGTGACCACAGAGGGCGTGACCCTGAGCATCGAACTGACGCCCCAGGGAGAAGCCAGTCTGGGTCTGCGGCGCGGTGAGCGGCCCCTCAAGACGCTCCCGCCCGCCCTCAAGAAGCACCCGGAAGTGATTGCCCTGCGCGCCGCTGTGACTGAGCTGAAGGCCACCCGTGGCCGCATGCGCGCGGCGCTGGAAGAGGCAATGGTGCGGGGCGACTACTTCACGCCGCAGGAGCTTGTGGACCTGGGCCGCCATCCGGTGATCGCCCCGATGCTGGGCAGCCTGCTGTGGGTGCTGGACGAAGTGCACGTGGGCTGGTGGCAGGACGGCCAGCTCCAGACCCCAGCAGGCCCGCAGGCTATCGGTGAGCAATCCCTGCGTCTGGCGCACCCGCATGACCTGTACCTGAGCGGCCACTGGCCCGCCTTCCAGGAACGGATCATGGTGGAAAACGTAACCCAGCCGTTCAAGCAGGCGTTCCGCGAGTACTATCCGCTGACCGCCGCCGAGGGAAACGGCGCACTCCGCAGCCAGCGCTACGCAGGACATCACGTTCAGCCGGGCAAGGCCGCCGCCCTGTTCAAGGCGCGCGGCTGGGTCATGGTGCCCGAGGAAGGCGTCCGCAAGACGTTCCACCACGAGGGCCTGAATGTCTGGGTGGACACCAGCGTGGGGTACGGCACCCCCAACGAGGTGGAGGGTGCGGCCCTGAACGCGGTCTATTTCGTGCGTCAGGACGAGACCGATGAGCTGGGCCGGGCGCAGCTCGTTGCGCTCAGTGAGGTGCCACCCCGTGTGCTGAGCGAGACCCTGCGTGATCTGGACCTGGTGGTGGGTGTGGCCCACGTGGGCGGCGTCGATCCAGAAGCAAGTCTGAGCACCGTGGAGATGCGAACGGACCTGCTGCGTGAAACCCTGCGGCTGCTTAAGCTGGGCAATGTACGGCTGGAGAACAGTCACGCCCTGATCGCCGGACAGTACGCCAACTACACCGTCCATTTGGGCAGCGGCACGGTCCACCGCATGCCCGGCGGCTTCCTGTGCGTGATTCCGGTGCACAACCAGCACGCGGGCCGGCTGTTCCTGCCGTTTGCCGATCCTGACCCGAAGACGGCGGAAGTCATCAGCAAGGTGCTGCTGCTGGCCGAGGACAAAAAGATTCAGGATCCGACGATTCTGGAACAGCTGCGCTGA
- a CDS encoding iron chaperone: MTVKTVDQPAQPAKRTAAASQAKASARFTEEERAAMKERAKEAKRETRRSTRAARGEAESEVLAKLAEMPEADRALGERLHALISTHAPVLSPKLWYGMPAYAREGKVVCFFQGARKFKTRYATLGFSDEAKLDDGVLWPTAFALTEWTPEVETRVAALIKKAVG, from the coding sequence ATGACGGTAAAAACCGTAGACCAACCCGCGCAGCCCGCCAAACGCACAGCTGCAGCCAGTCAAGCGAAAGCATCCGCCCGGTTCACGGAGGAGGAACGGGCGGCGATGAAAGAGCGGGCCAAGGAGGCGAAGCGGGAGACGCGGCGCAGTACGCGTGCCGCCAGGGGAGAGGCGGAGAGCGAAGTTCTGGCAAAACTCGCGGAAATGCCAGAAGCGGACCGGGCGCTGGGTGAGCGGTTGCATGCCCTGATTAGTACTCATGCACCCGTCCTGTCGCCAAAACTGTGGTACGGCATGCCCGCCTACGCCCGGGAAGGCAAGGTCGTCTGCTTCTTCCAGGGGGCACGCAAGTTCAAGACGAGGTACGCGACGCTGGGCTTCAGCGATGAGGCGAAGCTCGATGACGGTGTCCTGTGGCCAACCGCTTTCGCCCTGACGGAATGGACCCCTGAAGTCGAGACCAGGGTCGCCGCTCTGATCAAGAAAGCCGTAGGCTGA
- a CDS encoding helix-turn-helix domain-containing protein, whose product MLGDQTFIVESAHAAIFLADPRQRRFLEPFLGRECTVQCAAEELRVTANSVLYRVRRMVALGLVEVIREEARAGRAIRIYRSVADRFFVPYHRTDATNLLEVLLREQRAFEEVLQRALLQVMRGVHEEHGWGMLLYRKENGIALYDAIRPEEPWHALSAEDPAVLNYALTLGPLTRRQAKALQLDLIDVLARHSRATGGEGGGREEGQYLVRLALAPVPTGKET is encoded by the coding sequence ATGTTGGGTGACCAGACGTTCATCGTTGAAAGCGCGCACGCCGCCATTTTCCTGGCCGATCCCAGGCAACGACGCTTTCTAGAACCCTTTCTCGGAAGGGAATGCACCGTGCAGTGCGCCGCAGAGGAACTGCGCGTGACTGCCAACAGCGTTCTTTACCGGGTGCGCCGCATGGTCGCACTCGGTCTTGTCGAGGTAATCCGGGAAGAAGCGCGCGCAGGGCGGGCCATCCGGATCTACCGCTCGGTGGCGGATCGCTTTTTCGTGCCGTATCACCGCACCGACGCCACAAACCTCCTCGAAGTTCTGTTGCGTGAACAGCGGGCGTTCGAGGAAGTGTTGCAGCGAGCGCTGTTGCAGGTCATGCGGGGGGTGCATGAAGAGCACGGCTGGGGAATGCTGCTGTACCGCAAGGAGAATGGCATAGCTCTCTATGACGCCATTCGCCCAGAGGAACCCTGGCATGCCTTGAGCGCAGAAGACCCAGCCGTGCTGAATTACGCACTGACCCTTGGCCCCTTGACCAGACGTCAGGCGAAAGCCCTGCAACTCGACCTGATTGACGTGCTGGCACGCCACAGCCGTGCGACGGGCGGCGAGGGAGGGGGCAGAGAAGAGGGTCAGTATCTGGTGAGGCTGGCACTTGCTCCCGTGCCCACCGGAAAGGAGACCTAG
- a CDS encoding VOC family protein — protein sequence MNSSTPHHLPATHIDPALMLGEVALTVRNLGRLVDFYQQVIGLALLAREGKRAVLGTPDGHPLVTLYHDPQAPTPPANATGLYHLAIVFPTRPDLARWLRHVAALGLQLGQSDHRTHEAFYFSDPEGNGIEIYQDWPQAQWPFTDGRYTSFDSDAIDIQGLLGTLAASDAGWSGAPIGTRMGHVHLKMNNAAMTHAFYEGVLGFVIGADGMGVVFAGAGGYHHHVGNNAWQSRGGPPAPDGALGLRHYTIELSSPAELNAVLSRLTKAGSEVRETPAGQVTRDPSGNQVLLRSAPSTVESALAALS from the coding sequence ATGAACAGCTCCACCCCGCACCACCTCCCCGCCACACACATCGACCCGGCACTCATGCTCGGCGAAGTGGCCCTGACCGTCCGTAACCTAGGGCGCCTCGTGGACTTTTACCAGCAGGTCATTGGTCTGGCCCTCCTCGCCCGAGAGGGAAAACGTGCCGTGCTCGGCACGCCCGACGGTCACCCGCTCGTCACGCTGTACCACGACCCACAGGCGCCCACCCCACCGGCGAACGCCACGGGGCTGTACCATCTCGCCATCGTGTTCCCCACCCGGCCTGATCTGGCCCGTTGGCTCAGGCATGTGGCTGCCCTGGGCCTTCAACTCGGCCAGTCTGACCACCGCACGCACGAGGCGTTCTATTTCAGCGACCCTGAAGGCAACGGCATCGAGATCTACCAGGACTGGCCGCAGGCGCAGTGGCCCTTCACGGACGGGCGGTACACCTCGTTCGACAGCGATGCGATTGACATTCAGGGCTTACTGGGCACCCTCGCGGCGAGCGACGCCGGCTGGTCGGGCGCGCCGATCGGGACCCGGATGGGGCACGTGCACCTCAAGATGAACAACGCCGCCATGACCCACGCCTTCTACGAGGGGGTCCTGGGGTTCGTCATCGGTGCGGACGGCATGGGCGTCGTGTTCGCAGGGGCAGGCGGGTACCACCATCACGTCGGCAACAACGCCTGGCAAAGCCGCGGTGGTCCACCCGCCCCGGACGGCGCGTTGGGCCTGCGACACTACACCATCGAACTGTCGAGCCCAGCGGAGCTGAATGCTGTGCTCTCGCGGCTGACGAAGGCGGGCAGCGAGGTCCGAGAAACACCCGCAGGGCAGGTCACGCGTGACCCATCTGGAAACCAAGTGCTGCTGCGATCCGCGCCGTCCACCGTCGAAAGTGCGCTGGCGGCTTTGTCATGA
- a CDS encoding helix-turn-helix transcriptional regulator — MDESIAPPQHLRDLARLRRVRDRIDREYAQPLNVEVLARDVNLSAGHLSRQFRLAYGESPYSYLMTRRIERAMTLLRQGDLSVTQVCFEVGCSSLGTFSTRFTELVGMPPSVYRQHASGSTTGIPPCVAKQVTRPIRNREAPNTG; from the coding sequence ATGGATGAGTCCATCGCACCGCCGCAGCACCTGCGCGACCTCGCGCGGCTGCGCCGTGTGCGTGACCGGATTGACCGCGAGTACGCACAGCCGCTCAACGTCGAGGTGCTGGCCCGCGACGTGAACCTGTCGGCAGGGCACCTGAGCCGACAGTTCCGACTGGCGTACGGCGAGTCACCGTACAGCTACCTGATGACGCGTCGCATTGAGCGCGCCATGACCCTGCTGCGGCAGGGTGATCTGAGCGTCACCCAGGTTTGCTTCGAGGTCGGCTGCTCGTCGCTGGGCACCTTCAGCACCCGTTTCACAGAGCTGGTTGGGATGCCGCCCAGTGTCTACCGTCAACACGCGTCAGGCTCGACGACAGGGATCCCACCGTGTGTGGCAAAGCAGGTCACCCGTCCGATCAGGAATCGAGAAGCGCCGAACACCGGGTAA